The Microcaecilia unicolor chromosome 6, aMicUni1.1, whole genome shotgun sequence genome includes a window with the following:
- the LOC115472513 gene encoding uncharacterized protein LOC115472513 — translation GATGVQNRRPFLTTRRCQLGSHTVTHEFLYMSDCPIPLLGRDLLSKLRAQISFDSDGQTSVSFRPPTSSPKGILSFCCPLEEEWQLHQSQGQVDLPLADSFQVSGVWAEDNPPGLARNIPPVHVDLLPSARPIHLRQYPIPRKALEGIQAHLNRLLSHGIIRPCQSPWNTPLLPVQKPGTEDYRPVQDLRVVNKSTISLHPVVPNPYVLLGLIPSGATHFTTLDLKDAFFCIRVAPASQLLFAFQWENPVTGRKLQYTWTRLPQGFKNSPTIFGTALGQDLKTFKSEPSRRVLLQYVDDLLIAAVTQEECFEATRELLELLLDAGYKVSRSKAQLCQSEVKYLGFCISQGSRRLDVSRKQAVAAIPQPKSRREVREFLGAAGFCRIWIPNFALMAKPLYQATKGGEKEPFEWGPTAQQSFIAIKKALLQAPALGLPDVEKPFSLYVHERQGVALGVLTQMMGSWQRPVAYLSKQLDGVAKGWPACMRAIAATALLVQEADKLTLGQELVVKVPHAVLTLMEYKGNHWFTNNRMVKYQASLCENPRIHLETVATFNPATLLPASEGPPDHDCIQTMDEVYSSRPDLKDVPWRDPDVIYFTDGSSYVENSKRLAGYAVVTEDKVIEARALPQGTSAQKAELVALIRALELAAGLVTNIYTDSKYAFTTLHAHGALYKEKGLINAAGQPVKYGPEILQLLEAVWAPKKVAVIHCRGHQRVDTPVARGNRHADRVAKEAAFTEMPRSGRLRYLLVMVCTFSGWVEAYPTVTEKATEVARALLRDVIPRYGLPLAIGSDNGPAFVEATLQALSRALRITWKLHGAYRPQSSGQVERANRTLKNSLAKICQETQLKWPQALPLALFRLRCTPTKGTALSPFEIVYGKPPAILQGIKGDIGILGSAQVQEQVALLGKIISELQSYVREINPVPFQAQVHSFLPGDRVWVKDWRLQPLGPRWKGPFTVLLSTPTAVKVAGITPWVHWSR, via the exons ggagccacgggggtgcagaaccggaggccctttctgacaacccgtagatgccaattaggctcacacacagtcactcatgaattcctgtatatgtcagactgtccaatccctttgttaggtcgagacctgctgtccaagcttagggcccaaatttcctttgactctgatggccagacttcggtctcctttcggcccccgacatccagccctaagggtatattgagtttctgctgcccccttgaagaagaatggcagctgcatcagtcgcagggccaagttgacctacccctggcagatagctttcaggtcagtggggtatgggcagaagataatcccccagggttggcccgaaatattcctcctgtccatgtagacttacttccaagtgcccggccaatccatcttcgccaatacccaattccccgaaaggctctggaagggatccaagcacacctgaatcgtctgttatcccatggaattattcgtccttgtcagtctccatggaatacgccactgttgccagttcagaagccagggactgaggactaccggccagtccaagacttacgagtggtcaacaaatccactatctcattacaccctgtagtgcctaacccatatgtcctgttaggattgataccttctggagctacccatttcacgacacttgatttaaaagatgccttcttttgtattcgggtggcccccgccagtcaactgctttttgcctttcaatgggaaaacccagtaacaggaaggaagcttcagtatacatggacccgcctgccacaggggttcaagaactcccccaccatttttgggacagccctagggcaagaccttaagacttttaaatctgagccttccaggcgagttttactccagtatgtagatgacctcctgattgcagcagtgactcaggaagagtgttttgaggctaccagagaattgctggagctactcttggatgcaggctataaggtctcacgctcaaaggcccaactttgtcagtcagaagtgaagtatctgggcttctgtatttcccagggaagtcggagactggatgtcagtaggaagcaagcagttgctgcaattcctcaacccaagtccagaagagaagttagggaatttctgggagcagccggattctgcagaatttggattccaaattttgcattgatggcgaaacccctttaccaggccacaaaggggggtgaaaaggaaccatttgaatggggacctacagctcaacaatccttcattgccataaagaaagccctactccaagcccctgcgttaggccttcctgatgtggagaaacctttctcattgtatgtccatgagcgacagggggttgctctgggtgtgctgacccagatgatgggatcctggcagaggcctgttgcatacctgtctaaacagctggatggagtggctaaaggatggccagcctgcatgagggccattgcagcaacagccttactggtccaggaagctgataagctgaccttggggcaagaactggttgttaaagtcccccacgcagttcttaccctcatggaatataagggcaaccactggtttacaaataaccgtatggttaagtaccaagctagcttatgtgagaatccacggatacacctggaaacggtggctacattcaatcccgccactcttttgccagcatctgagggaccaccggatcatgattgtatccaaaccatggatgaagtgtactccagtcgaccagatcttaaagatgttccgtggagggacccagatgtaatttatttcacagatggaagcagttacgtggagaactccaagcgattggcaggctatgctgtggtgacagaagacaaggtgatagaagcaagagccctgccccaaggaacttcagcccagaaagcagaacttgtggccctcatacgagctctggagctagcagcaggactggtaaccaacatttatactgattccaagtatgccttcacaactttacacgctcatggagctttgtataaggaaaagggactcataaatgctgcaggccaacctgttaagtatggacctgaaatacttcagctgctagaggctgtgtgggcacctaagaaggtagctgttattcattgcaggggacaccaaagggtagatactccagtggcccgagggaaccgccatgctgatcgggtggccaaggaagctgct ttcacagaaatgcccaggagcggtaggctccgatacctcttggtcatggtctgtaccttttctgggtgggtggaagcatatcctacagtcactgagaaagccacagaagtagctcgagccctccttagggatgtcatccccaggtatggattgccccttgccataggttcagataatggtcccgcctttgttgaagccacacttcaggccctgtcccgcgcattgcgcattacctggaaattgcatggtgcttatcgtccccagagttcagggcaggttgagcgggcaaacagaaccttgaaaaatagcctagcaaagatttgtcaggaaacccaactgaaatggccacaggcactgccactagccctcttccgcctccgatgcactccaactaaaggaacagccctctctccctttgaaattgtgtatgggaagcccccagccattttgcagggaattaagggagacatagggattttagggtctgcccaggtgcaggagcaggtagccctcttgggcaagataatttctgagcttcagtcttatgtgagagaaataaaccctgtccccttccaggctcaggtacattccttcctgccaggggatagagtttgggtgaaagactggaggctccagcctttggggccccgatggaaaggaccttttactgttttgctttctacccctacagctgtgaaggtcgcagggattactccatgggtccattggtctcga